In the genome of Caldisphaera lagunensis DSM 15908, the window TCTGCCCTTCTAAATCTGCTGCCTAAAAAGCCTACAATTGCAAAGGCTATAAATAAAACAATAAATGTTATAAGCATTTGAAGACCAGATGCTGTTATCATAAAGCTTCACCCTTTATTCTTAATTTAACTATTGCATAAAGAAGAATTGATGAAATAAGATACCATATTATTATCCACCAATAAAAGAATGGAAGCCCTGCTAATTCAGGTTTAACAAAATTATACCAAGGCCAGGCATAAACCAAAAAAATTAATAGAGTAACAAATGCCACCAAGCCCACAATCGTACTAGATCTAGACGACATTTGTATACCCTCTTATTGTACACTACTATATGTAAAATTTTACACAAGTATTTAAATCTTATTTCAATAAAAATTGTTTGATGATTCGTCATATATATAACAAGGTAATATTTTCTAATTATAAAAGAATTAAATCTTATGATACAATAAACCTGATTATTAACATAACCTGATCCAAACTAATTTTATCTTCTATTAATAATTAGATAATAGCTTAATCATCACATCTAACCTCCTCCCCGCCCTAAAGGGTGAGGATTCCATTGAGGTCTTGGGTGTTACTCTCCTTTATGGGAGCTACTCTATTATGATCAACAAAGAAAGATAAAGGCTTTTTCACTTCTTTTACCATTTTTCCTATTGCTTTTTTCATAATGTTTATTGCACCATTCAAGTCTGAATGTAGTTTATGTCCCATCTTGCATGTTATTATTCCTTGGGGCTTTCTCTCAACTTCAACATTATGAAAAGCACATACTCTAGAAGTATTGTATTCAATGACCTTTACAACCTTAATGCCATAATCTTGAGCTTTCAACAGTAAGGCTTTGAAAAGTTTAGAATAAGACCACATATTTGATGTGAACTTGTTACCCTTATCTTGTGCAATGTCATAC includes:
- a CDS encoding DUF3311 domain-containing protein, with translation MSSRSSTIVGLVAFVTLLIFLVYAWPWYNFVKPELAGLPFFYWWIIIWYLISSILLYAIVKLRIKGEAL
- a CDS encoding zinc ribbon domain-containing protein, with the protein product MRWFGKQGRLEIHYDENRLFSKLYRRLIHLYRNLASHLMKTSYEIGVLTIIVGYPYDIAQDKGNKFTSNMWSYSKLFKALLLKAQDYGIKVVKVIEYNTSRVCAFHNVEVERKPQGIITCKMGHKLHSDLNGAINIMKKAIGKMVKEVKKPLSFFVDHNRVAPIKESNTQDLNGILTL